The following proteins are co-located in the Telopea speciosissima isolate NSW1024214 ecotype Mountain lineage chromosome 9, Tspe_v1, whole genome shotgun sequence genome:
- the LOC122639442 gene encoding syntaxin-related protein KNOLLE: MNDLMTKSFTNYVDLKKEAMKDLEAGPDYAQNVEMTSATQNQMALFLREAEKVKGEMGSIRDILGRLQEANEESKSLHKPEALKALRSRINGDVVAVLRKAKSIKSQLEDMDRANAANRRLSGYGEGTPIDRTRTSVTNGLRKKLKELMMEFQELRQRMMTEYKETVGRRYFTVTGEYPEEGVIEKIIWNGEGGGLGGEDLLQQAVQDHGRGKVIETVVEIQDRHDAAKEIERSLLELHQVFLDMAVMVEAQGEQMDDIEHHVMNAAHYVKDGTHNLRTAKDYQRSSRKWMCLGIILLLILILVVVIPVATSFSNS; the protein is encoded by the coding sequence ATGAACGACCTGATGACAAAGTCCTTTACCAACTATGTGGACCTAAAGAAAGAGGCCATGAAAGATCTGGAAGCCGGCCCCGACTACGCCCAGAACGTGGAGATGACGAGCGCAACCCAGAATCAGATGGCCCTATTTCTGAGAGAGGCAGAGAAGGTGAAGGGAGAGATGGGTTCCATTCGAGATATATTAGGTAGATTGCAGGAAGCAAACGAGGAGAGTAAGTCACTGCACAAGCCGGAAGCGCTGAAAGCCCTACGCAGTAGGATTAATGGTGACGTCGTAGCCGTGCTCAGGAAGGCCAAAAGCATCAAATCCCAACTTGAGGATATGGACCGAGCCAATGCCGCCAACCGGAGGCTCTCGGGTTACGGAGAAGGGACCCCAATTGACCGGACGCGTACATCCGTCACCAATGGCCTGCGGAAGAAGCTCAAAGAACTTATGATGGAATTTCAGGAGCTGAGACAAAGGATGATGACGGAGTACAAGGAGACGGTGGGACGTCGCTACTTCACGGTGACAGGAGAGTACCCGGAGGAGGGGGTGATTGAGAAGATCATATGGAATGGTGAGGGAGGGGGACTGGGAGGAGAGGACTTGTTGCAGCAGGCGGTACAGGACCATGGAAGGGGGAAAGTGATTGAAACAGTAGTGGAGATACAGGACAGGCACGATGCAGCCAAGGAGATCGAGAGGAGCCTGCTTGAGTTGCACCAGGTGTTCTTGGACATGGCGGTGATGGTGGAAGCTCAAGGGGAGCAGATGGACGACATCGAACACCATGTCATGAACGCTGCTCACTACGTAAAGGACGGTACCCACAACCTCAGGACGGCCAAGGACTACCAGAGGAGCAGCAGGAAGTGGATGTGTCTAGGCATAATCCTTCTACTCATCCTAATTCTTGTCGTCGTCATCCCAGTAGCCACCAGTTTTAGTAATTCGtag
- the LOC122640183 gene encoding uncharacterized protein LOC122640183, whose product MIVLFWNIRGVGNKPTQSMEKVDVVAIVEPKIQFSKAARIMRRLGMESVCSNGGENGDRIWVFWKSSCQVRVVKEHVQYVSLECTLHGSHVFMLTFVHAFCMSGEQRQLWTDLLGDVHNSNLPWAIGGDFNAILDPSEKVGGREACSASFEESGNFVNAAGLVDGGFLVNSFTWSNNQCGGGKVVARLDCYFFNGAWTDLFMGDRNTKFFHSMVKVRKLRRGVEKIKDEQGSWLSDPQDISDETVRYLSNMFASQNCQQDEDLLMYIPSLVTVVENEKLMALPSMEEVRAVVFDLSTDSAPGPDGFIGYFLRAARTS is encoded by the exons ATGATCGTGCTGTTTTGGAACATTAGGGGAGTAGGGAACAAGCCTACTCAGAGTATGGAAAAGGTAGATGTGGTGGCGATTGTAGAGCCTAAGATTCAGTTTTCTAAAGCGGCTCGTATCATGAGGAGGTTGGGTATGGAGTCTGTTTGCTCCAATGGTGGGGAGAATGGCGACCGTATATGGGTTTTTTGGAAGAGTTCTTGCCAGGTCAGGGTGGTTAAGGAGCATGTACAGTATGTTTCGTTGGAATGTACATTGCATGGCTCGCACGTATTCATGCTCACTTTTGTTCACGCTTTTTGTATGTCGGGGGAGCAACGACAGCTTTGGACGGATTTATTGGGGGACGTGCACAACTCAAACCTTCCATGGGCAATTGGAGGTGACTTTAACGCCATTTTGGACCCCTCTGAAAAGGTTGGGGGGAGGGAGGCTTGCTCCGCTTCATTTGAGGAGTCCGGGAATTTCGTTAACGCGGCAGGTTTGGTTGATGGGGGATTTCTTGTCAACTCTTTTACTTGGTCCAATAATCAATGTGGAGGGGGAAAAGTGGTGGCACGCCTGGATTGCTATTTTTTTAATGGCGCCTGGACAGATCTCTTCATG GGGGATCGGAACACTAAATTTTTCCACTCCATGGTCAAGGTCCGCAAGCTGCGACGTGGTGTGGAAAAAATAAAGGATGAGCAGGGCAGTTGGCTTTCCGATCCACAGGACATATCTGATGAGACGGTAAGGTATTTGTCTAACATGTTTGCTTCTCAAAATTGCCAACAGGATGAGGACCTGCTTATGTACATCCCCTCCTTAGTGACGGTTGTGGAGAATGAGAAGCTTATGGCGCTCCCATCTATGGAGGAGGTTAGGGCGGTTGTTTTTGATCTCTCTACAGATAGTGCCCCGGGACCGGATGGGTTCATTGGCTATTTTTTACGGGCTGCTAGAACATCATAG